One Solea solea chromosome 5, fSolSol10.1, whole genome shotgun sequence genomic window carries:
- the htatip2 gene encoding oxidoreductase HTATIP2, with protein sequence MRQLLRRLGKATGIFTLLVVVIAAVLNYFDDSDSVTYISMAEDMKTLEEDFKQQKKSCFILGASGETGQMLVKELLQRNMFSKITLIGRRRLTFEDKQYENLVQEVVDFEKLDDYAAAFQGHDVGYCCLGTTRAKAGTDGFIRVDHDYVLKSAELSKAGGCMQFHLESSRGADKNSNFLYLKVKGQVEADIEALAFERYAIYRPGVLLVDRKESRPAEWLTRKFFGAVSAVSSTSMSIPIQAVAKAMVSNTLRQPEQKTEILENKDIAILGKSTEK encoded by the exons ATGAGGCAGCTACTTCGCCGCCTGGGGAAAGCCACTGGGATCTTCACTCTCCTGGTTGTTGTCATTGCAGCGGTTCTGAATTATTTCGACGACTCTGATTCGGTCACATACATCAG CATGGCTGAGGACATGAAGACCTTGGAAGAAGACTTcaagcagcagaaaaaaagctGTTTCATTCTTGGTGCTTCCGGGGAAACGGGACAGATGTTAGTTAAAGAGCTGCTGCAGCGCAACATGTTCTCCAAGATCACACTCATTGGAAGGAGACGGCTCACCTTTGAGGATAAACAATATGAAAACCTG GTACAAGAGGTGGTGGACTTTGAGAAGCTTGATGACTATGCTGCAGCCTTCCAGGGCCATGATGTTGGCTACTGCTGTCTGGGAACAACCCGCGCAAAAGCAGGGACT GATGGATTCATCCGGGTTGATCACGATTATGTTCTAAAATCAGCTGAACTTTCGAAGGCTGGAGGCTGCATGCAGTTTCACCTGGAGTCGTCCAGAGGAGCTGATAAAAATAGCAACTTTCTCTACCTGAAAGTCAAG GGCCAAGTGGAAGCAGATATTGAAGCACTGGCTTTTGAGAGATACGCCATTTACAGACCAGG GGTTTTGTTGGTGGACAGAAAGGAGAGTCGGCCTGCTGAGTGGCTGACCAGGAAATTCTTTGGtgctgtttctgctgtgtcTTCTACTTCCATGTCCATTCCAATACAAGCAGTGGCAAAGGCGATGGTGTCAAATACGCTGCGTCAACCTGAGCAGAAGACAGAGATCCTAGAGAATAAAGACATCGCCATTCTGGGAAAGAGCACAGAGAAATAA